In the genome of Penaeus vannamei isolate JL-2024 chromosome 26, ASM4276789v1, whole genome shotgun sequence, one region contains:
- the LOC113821666 gene encoding uncharacterized protein, giving the protein MMKLVVVLFALAAVAAASDLKESPRFGYLSLDPTNGASLAFNSTTINNGIFFSVLLFVAALAVKLFIGYDFLTLFEKPSSYENQGYTYDPAQAYSNPSVFAKKSLDMLSPVLDSLSNAYQKYQ; this is encoded by the exons ATGATGAAGCTCGTGGTCGTTCTCTTCGCCctggccgccgtcgccgccgcctccgACCTCAAGGAGTCCCCCCGCTTCGGCTACCTCTCCCTCGACCCCACCAACGGCGCCTCCTTAGCCTTCAAcagcaccaccatcaacaacgGCATCTTCTTCAGCGTCTTGCTCTTCGTCGCCGCCCTGGCCGTCAAACTCTTCATCGGATACGACTTCCTGACCCTCTTCGAGAAGCCCAGCAGCTACGAGAACCAGGGCTACACCTACGACCCCGCCCAGGCCTACTCCAACCCTTCCGTCTTCGCCAAGAA GTCCCTGGACATGCTCTCCCCAGTCTTGGATTCTCTCTCCAACGCATACCAAAAGTACCAGTAA
- the LOC138866523 gene encoding zonadhesin-like produces MKKDIPTSRKGHTNLTTRHTNPTSWHTNLTKNDIPTPQPGIPTTRKKTFTTSQKRTFTTPQPGIPTSQKGHTNLTKKYIHNPTTRHTNPTTRHTNLTKRTYQPHNQTYQPHKKDIPTPQPGIPTSQKRTFTTPQPGIPTPQPGILTPQPGIPTPQPGIPTPQPGIPTPQPGIPTSRKGHTNLTKSTRQPHNQAYQSQDQVYQPHEKDIPTSQKVHANPTTRHTNPKTRYTNLTKRTYQPHKKEHSQPHDKEHSQPHEKDIHNPTTRHTNPTTRHTNLTKKNIHNLTTKNIHNLTKRTFTTPQPGIPTPQPGIPTSRKRTFTTSRQRTFTTSRKGHSQPHNQAYQPHKQA; encoded by the coding sequence ATGAAAAAGGACATACCAACCTCACGAAAAGGACATACCAACCTCACGACCAGGCATACCAATCCCACAAGCTGGCATACCAACCTCACAAAAAATGACATACCAACCCCACAACCAGGTATACCAACCACACGAAAAAAGACATTCACAACCTCACAAAAAAGGACATTCACAACCCCACAACCAGGCATACCAACCTCACAAAAAGGACATACCAACCtcacaaaaaaatacattcacAACCCCACAACCAGGCATACCAACCCCACAACTAGGCATACCAACCTCACAAAAAGGACATACCAACCCCACAACCAGACATACCAACCTCACAAAAAGGACATACCAACCCCACAACCAGGCATACCAACCTCACAAAAAAGGACATTCACAACCCCACAACCAGGCATACCAACCCCACAACCAGGCATACTAACCCCACAACCAGGCATACCAACCCCACAACCAGGCATACCAACCCCACAACCAGGCATACCAACCCCACAACCAGGCATACCAACCTCACGAAAAGGACATACCAACCTCACAAAAAGTACACGCCAACCCCACAACCAGGCATACCAATCCCAAGACCAGGTATACCAACCTCACGAAAAGGACATACCAACCTCACAAAAAGTACACGCCAACCCCACAACCAGGCATACCAATCCCAAGACCAGGTATACCAACCTCACAAAAAGGACATACCAACCTCACAAAAAAGAACATTCACAACCTCACGACAAAGAACATTCACAACCTCACGAAAAGGACATTCACAACCCCACAACCAGGCATACCAACCCCACAACCAGGCATACCAACCTCACGAAAAAGAACATTCACAACCTCACGACAAAGAACATTCACAACCTCACGAAAAGGACATTCACAACCCCACAACCAGGCATACCAACCCCACAACCAGGCATACCAACCTCACGAAAAAGAACATTCACAACCTCACGACAAAGAACATTCACAACCTCACGAAAAGGACATTCACAACCCCACAACCAGGCATACCAACCCCACAAGCAGGCATAA